In the genome of Thermoproteus tenax Kra 1, the window CGCCGATGAGCGCAGTGGCGATTCCCGCGGTTGCCAGAGTCCAGAACATCGCGGTCCTCCGACCATAACGGTCGCCCAGCCACCCAAAGAATATCGCCCCGAGAGGCCTTGCGAAAAATCCCAGCGCAAACGTCAGAAAGACGTTGGCCAACTCCGTCACTGGGTTCTTCGATGGAAAGAACGCCGAGCCTATATATGATGCCGCAACTGCAAACAAAAACGTGTCGTACCACTCCAAGATCGTGCCGGAGACCACCCCTGCGACCAAGCCGAGACCTATCTTAGTTTCGGCCATAGTGTCGCCTTGAGTTGACCATATAAATCTAATTATAGTTATAGATACTTAGTTTAGCGCATCTCTTTTGAAAAGAATACATAGACTTCGCGCATGCGGCGTATCTGCGGCGAAGAGTCCATTGTTGGGGCGAGGTGCCCTGCGTCCGGCTCTTGAGCATATGGACACTTACCATATGAGTTGGCGCCGGGCTCAGGTCTAGCGATGGGGCAGGTAGCGCCGCGAGGAGCTCGTTGATACACCTTTTAATATACAGTTCTGATCTCCCGTGAACATCCTCGTCACCAACGACGATGGGATCTACTCGCCGGGCCTCAGGCTGTTGTACTCATTTGTCAAAGACTTAGGAAGAGTATATGTAGTAGCGCCGGAGACGCCCAAGTCGGCGTCGGGCTTGGGCATCACGCTCCACAAGCCTCTGAGAGTTTCGAGGATGGATCTTGAGGGCGTTACAGCTTATGCCACGTCGGGCACGCCGTCAGACACAGTCTATCTAGCCGCCTTGGAGATAATGGACAAAATAGACATAGTTTTGTCCGGCATAAATATCGGCGATAATACCTCCATCCAGGTGGTGCTCTCCTCCGGCACAATAGGCGCGGCCATGCAGGCAGCGCTGTTGGGCATCCCTGCCGCGGCCTTCTCCTTCGATATAACGGATCCTGAACAGTTCTGGGAGGATCCAGCGTTGATCTCGGCGGCCCGACATATCGCCAGAGCGTTGGTGAAGTTCGTGGAGGAGGAGGGCATGCCTCGCGGCGTAGACGTTATAAGCATAAACTTCCCTCGGCGGTTTAGACCGAACGTAGCAGTCAAGATAGTGCCAGCAGCCAAGGTGAAGTTCTCGCAGAAGGTCGACCGGAGGGTCGACCCCAGAGGATCGACGTACTACTGGCTCTATGGAGAAATGGTGAAGGCCGAGCCTGGCACCGACGTGTATGTGGTACACGAGGAGGGGAATATAGCGCTGACTCCGCTCACATTCAACATGAACGTCCTCGGGGAGAGGCCTCAAGTTGATACCAAGGGTCTGGAGAAGTTGGCCAAGGTCTTGAACAGCTCCATCGGCGCCCCCCAGTAGTCTCCGCAGGTCGACTTAAAAACACAGTTCGGGGCGGTACGTTATGGATCTGCCGATGTTGGCGTTGTGGTTCTACGCTGGGCTCTTCGCTGGCATACTTTCGACGGCCAGCGAGGAGGGCGGCTACGCCAATATAGTCCTCTTCCCGGTGTTGATATTTGCGGGCGAGAACCCCTTCGCTGTACTGCTCGGCTTCGCCATAGCCGCCGCTGTCGCTATAGTCTTAAACTTGATAGCATCGAGGAGAGCCATCCAAGGCCCCGTCTTTAGAATAAGCTCTTGGCCCTCCTTCCTTGGAGTGGTGGCGGGCTTCGCCGCCTTCCTCCTCTTGCCCTTCTCCATGATAAAGTACATAGTCGCGGCCGCCATGTTCGCCACCGCCGGCAAGCTCATAGTCGACGCCGTCTGGGGGAGGCGCGCGCTGCACACGGTCAATCCAGTGTTGCGCAGCGCCCTAAACTTCGCCGTCGGGTTCCTCGACGTGATAGTGGGCACTGCCGCTAGCTTCTCGCTGGCGCGCGCGTTCTTCAGAGAGCTTGAGGCGCTTCTGCCCGTCAGCAGAGTGGGCGAGGTGGCCTTGAGCGTTGAGCTGAAGCACAGGATCGTCTTAGGCGGCTTCCTGGCGGGCCTCGGCATATTTATAGGGCAGAGGATCGTCTCTTGCTCGGGCCATCGGCGGATTTTAAATATAGCTATGGGCATAGCCATTTTTGCGACCGGCCTCGTCTACGCCTTCTATTAGCAGTGAAAACTCTGCACCTTTGGATTACGATTTAAGGCTCCGCGTTCCCTTTTTACATGGAGCTCAAAAAGTATCTCACGTCCAAATACTTGTTGATACAGCCCTATCTGGACGTGAGGTGCTTCGGAGCTCCCAGAGAGCTCTGTAGCGATAGAAAAGCGGTGAGGTTGGAGCGTTACACGTATCTAACCAACTAGGCCCATCTAGCGGCCACATACAGCCCGTAGATGGCTGCGTAAATAAGGATTGGATATACAATGAGTCTTTCGACAATCGGCGGCTCTCCCAACGCTACGTAGGCCGCAAGGGAGATAAGCGTGATCGCGCCCATAAGGATGCCCAACATCCGTAGAGCCTTCGGCACGGGCGTGTAGGAGCCCAGGAAGGCCACTGCCAAGCCGCCGAAAAGAAAGGCGATTAGCGCTGAGATTGTGTGGAGGCCGTGGGGCGTGCCCTCGGGAAATAGGCCCACTCCCAGAGCTCCCACGCCGGCGAGCGCCAACGTGGACGTAGTGAGAGCCCTCCTCTGGGCGGCCCTACCAAGCCCGTACGCCGACGCGATAGTCAGCGCGCCCAGAGCCAGCGCCGAGGAGTTAAATATGGAGGAGACCGCCGGGCCTGCGAGGGATCTATTCCCCAAGTCGCTTATGTAGTTGGTCCACGCGCTGTAGCCCGGATATAGCGCACTTGCTATCTGGACGACCGCTATGAACTGGAGCGCGCCCAACGCCAAAAGTAGTCCGAAAACCTTTATTGGCATACGTCATTCTTTTCTCCACCTTTTAACAGTTGGGGCAGACGACCTCCTTCATTCCGGAGAGCCTTCCTCCGAGCTTGAGGTACCCCGTGGCGAGGGCCGCCGCAATGGACGCCGCGAATATATATAGATATACCGGAGCGCTTATGGACTCATAAAAGGCCACCGCCAAGAGCGCCGCGCCCGCGGCCGACAATATCTTGCCCCAGAATGGAGCTATCTTTACTGCGCCGATAGCCAACACTACCAACGAGGCTATGTAGTAGAAGGCGTCTAGGGCATAGGCGTACTCCATGGCGTTATAGGTCATGTCAATGGGCTGGACGTAGCCGCTGAGATATGAGGCAATGTAGGCGCCTGCGGCCGCGGCGGCCGCCAGCGCCGTGCTTAAGTAGATGGCCTTTGATGGCGCCTTGAAGCGGTTGGTCTCAGCCAAGCCCCTCGACATTAGACCGTCTCTGGCCATTCCGTAGAACATCCTGGCCGTTGCGTTCAAGGTGGCGAGGTAGCAGCTGAACACGCTGGTCATCACGGCTACGGCGAAGAGCGCCTCCCCCAGGGGGCCCAAGTACTGCCCCATCAGTCCGTATATCGGATTAACGCCCGACGAAGCTTGTTGCACGTAGTTGTTGATGGCTACGGCGCTGTAGCCCATATTGACGACTATGGAGTACGTCACAGCTACATACAACAGGCCCATGGCCAACGTGGCCGCGAGGGTCCCCCAGGGCACGTCCCTCTTGGGCTCCGAGGCCTCCTCGGCTATCTGCGTCGAGACCTCAAAGCCCATGAAGTAGGTGATAGAGAAGAGGAGACCTCCCGCTACGGCCCCCAACACTCCCAGAAGGCCGGTCTGAAAAGTGGCTTGAGGCGTGAATGGGAACGCCGAGAGGGCGCCTCTGTACTGATACAACGTCAGGCCCACGAACGAGAGAAGTATAGCCACCTCTATTGAGGTGAGGGCGGCCTCCGTCCTTATGCTGGGCCTTATCCCCAAGACCGCCGGTATCAACGCCAGGATCATAGGAAGGGGCACCAAGAAGATCGGGTTTACAGATACGCCGAAGGCCGCCTGGAGGCCCTGCGCAGTCAAATAGCCGAAGGCTATGGCCACTGAGCCGAGCCCCAGCGTGGCGCTGTAGAGCACTGTATACATCACTCCGTTAAGAAAGCCTGCCCACGGACCCAACGTGTTTGCCGCGTAGGCGTAGAAGCTGGCTGCGTGCGGATATCTCCTGGCCAACAAAAATACGGAGTAGACGATAGACATCACGCCCAGCGTGGTCAACAACATGGCCAGAGGCGCGGCGGCGCCGGCGAACTGCATTATAAAGGCGGCCCCGCCGGCTATGCTGTAGGCGGGCGCCTGCCCCGCGAGCGAGTTGAGTATGGCCCCCTTAATGCCCGTGGCCCTCCTTTCCAGCTCGCCCATATGGGGTTGGCGCTCTTACCTTAAATCTCTTGTTGAACGTTCAATAAGTTTCTTAAATGACTCCAAGAGCTCCATGGCCTTGGGGACGTCGCCTCTGTCTAGCACGATGTAGACCTCGTTGTTGTACCTTATGATATGTTCAGGGGCCAGTCCCACCGATCTCATCAACTGGACTATGAAGGTCACGATGCCGACAGGCGCCTTGGGCATAGTGATACGTATAAGCCCCTTATCCCCGCCCCCTCCCAACAGCCTCGATGGCGCCAACACGCGGACCCTCCAGCCCATCGCTGACGGCCACAAAGGGCTCGCCCGAGGCTACGAGCGCGTTCAGATCTCCCGGGGGCCCCTCCGCCACAGAGAAGCCGCTATATGCGGCCACGCTCATCTCGCCCAGATGCTCGAAAATCTCAGCGGTGGCTACGCCCTTCCCTCTAAGGCGCTCCAAAGACTTCACGATTGTGACTATCTTAGTCTCTCTGCCGACTGCGGCGTCCACCAAGGGCTTTATAGACCTGGCAACTGCAGAGAGGTTGGCGAGCCCCGACGATAAAACTACGCCGTAGAGCGGATTTCCCTCAACTATCCTTTTAACAGCCTCTTGTACTTTCATACAATTTTTATAATAAAAATTATTTCTTAAATTTTTTTCTCCATTTAATTATTAATATATATTAGTATATTGATAGTTATTATTTAATTACGTTGTGTCATGAATTGGACAAAAAATTTTTAATTTTGAAAAAACTGACCTCTATGCCCATAGGAGTTGTGGAGTACGCCTTGTCGGTCTTGTCGGGGGTCCTCGTAGGGTTCTCGTTGGGGCTGATCGGCGGCGGTGGCTCCATCTTGGCTGTGCCCCTCTTTTTATACTTCGTAGGTCTTTCGTCGTTGCCCGGCGCCGATCATATAGCCATAGGAACTACGGCCTTGGCTGTGGGCATAAACGCGTTTATAAACTCCTATATGCATCTGAAGAAGCGCAACATTGCCCCGAGGATCGGCGCTGTCTTCGCCGCGGTGGGACTAGTTGGGTCGCTGATAGGGGCCTACCTCGGCCACATAACGCCCGGCAAATCCCTCTTGACGTATTTCGCAATAGCGATGATAGTATTGGGCATATACGTCGCAGTGAGGCGGGAGGCCACAAAGGCTGGGACGCCCACTGAGGCCGATAGGCTACGGGAGGCGTTGGCCAAATGTCCCCGATTGACTCCCTCAACCATAGCCAAAGTCGCCGGCTTTGGATTCCTCGTCGGCCTCGTCAGCGGATACTTCGGCATAGGCGGAGGCTTCCTCATAGTGCCCAGCTTGATGTTCTCGGCGGGGCTCTGTATAACTAGGGCGATTGGCACGAGCCTAATAAGCGTCGGCACATTCGGCGTCGCCTCAGGTCTTGAATATTGGTACTATGGCGATGTGCTCCCCATAATAGCCGTCTTGTACGTGTTGGGAGGCGTCGCCGGGGGATACCTCGGCACGAGCTTGGCGGTGAAGGCGCCCAAGAGGACGCTCCGCATAGCCTACGGAGTTATAATAGTGTTGGTCGGCATCTATATGTTGTATAGGATATACGGATAAGGCGGCGCCCGCGGCATACCCCCGCTTCTGTTCGGTATCGGTCTAGCCCCCTACCTGGGCCTCGCCGCGGCCTCACAGGCCCTGCTTGGGGGCCGCGCCCCCGGCTGGTTTTTACCCCCGCCTTTCGGCGGCCCGCCGGGAGCCTCCGCGGGCGGGCGGGAGGTTCCAGAGGGCCGCCGTCTCCGGACGGCCCCCGTCCCCTCCGCGGGCGCATTATAATTTTTAAAGTCGGCTTAAAAGCCTATGCGCCGCGGCGGACGTCTGGGGTTGGTCTCGCTCATAGTGTCTCTGACGATCGCCGCCCGTTCAGTCAACTATATGGTCCAGAGCACAGTTCCGCCGTTTGCCCGAGAGCTGGGGCTGGGGCCCGCCGAAGTGGGCCTCTTGGCCGCGACGGGTGCCGCCGGCCAGCTCATAAGCACCGTCTTCTTAAACGTAGTCCTGGGGCCCGAGCAGAGGAGGAAGGCCTTCGTGCTCTCCGCCACGGCTGTGCCGTTCTTATTGGCGGCATTCGCCCTCTCGGGCCCTGTCTCTCTGTGGCCCGCCGTCTTCGCGGCGGGTCTGGTGTTCGGCATCATTATGCCCAACCTCATCAATCTGCCGTCGTTGAGCCCTCAGAGCGCGGAGCGCCTCCTGGCTATATATTCTCTCTCGCTCAGCATCAGCCTAGTGGTCGGGCCAGCCTATGAGACGGCCGTGTTGGCCAAATACAGCTACAGATATGTATTTCTATTCTTCCTACCGTTGGCCCTCCTCTTGGCGGTCCTCTCGCGCAAGGCGGCTTTCCCGCCGTCGAGGGCCGAGGGATCCCTCAAGAGGCTCTACGCGAGGGCGTTGTCCAGCGCGGGCTTCTTGTCTTCGGTGTTGTCTATAACAGCCTACAATGTACCCTTTATGGCGCTCGTGACATATCTGCCCATATACGCCTCTGAGCAGCTGGGCCTCCCGAATGCGTTGGCCTACTCGCTCTTCATCCCCTTCTTCTCCGTCTCTATGGCCACGCGCCTCTATATGTCGTTGCGGCCCGTGAGAGACCTCGTCAAGGCCTTCGTTGCTTCAGTCGCGCTCACGCTGGCCGGCCTCGTCTTGCTCTGGAGCTCGTCCTCCTACGCAACTATAGCGGCCGCCATGGCGCTCTTGGGAGTGCCCCATGGCTCCGTCTTTACTCTGTCCACAATAATGATCGCCCGCACCACTCCAGTCGAGGAAAGAAACGCGGTCAATTCTCTTTTCTCCTCCTACCTAGTGATCTTGGGGATAGCGGTGCCGCCCGCGCTGGGCGCGTTGGCCGAGGCCTGGGGGTTTAGATCTATGTGGCTCTCCCTTCTGCTTCCCACGGCTATCGCCTCGGGGGCCTTCCTGGCGCTGTTCGGCAGATCGGAGAGGCTGAGGCGCCCTACTTAATCAAGAGGCCGATTATGAGGCCGATTATAAAGGTCAGAGAGGAGAACGGTATCATGGACTTGAGAACCCCCAGCTTCTCAGCCGCTTGATACGCAGTATATCCCAAGCTCTGGAGAATACTGATGGCGGCCGAAGGGCTTAGGTAGCCCAAAGCCACCGCCAAGATCAATATTGCAAATAAGACTAGGGCCACGCCTATCAGCCTCCTGATGAGAACCCCTATCAAAAGCCCGAATATGAACGGCACCACCAACGCAAGTATCTCAGTTATAGTGAACATGCCCCATGATAGAAACTTAATTTTTATAGGTTTTCTCCGGAGCGTGATGAGATGTCCCTTTGGGCTCGGCTTGCCTGATACGCCACAGACTGACGCTCTGCCCTTTAGGCGCAGGCATATTTTCCGTGGCAGAGCTAGTGGAGATGCGGAGAGGCAAAGGCGGACGCCGCGCGGGGAATCAAACGCAAGATAGCCCTGGCAGGAGGCTCCCGCCGGAGCTCCTGCTCCACCCGGCGCCCAACCGCGGCCTCCCCCAATAGCTCTGGCGAGGGGCAACGGACGAGGCCACGCCAGGCGGGGAGCGCGGTCATGCGCCCCAGACTGAAGATTTTTAACCGCCATTCTCTTTACATTTGTGAGGCAGTTTCAGTGTCTGCCCGACTGCGCCCTCTGCTGTAGGGCCAGCCCGGTCACTGTCTTGCCCCACGAGGTGTACATACTGCAGTCTCTGGCGCGCGACTTAGGCGTCGTTGTAAAGTTCGCGCCCGCCTACAATGTAGCCGACGTCCAGAACGGCGTCAGGATAGCCCTCAGCTACCTCATGCTCTTGGACGATGAGGGGAAATGCCCCTTTTTGCGCGGAACCAAATGTCTAGTGCACGACCTCTACAAGCCTCTAACTTGTCGCTCCTTCCCCTATTTGCCCAAAGTGATAAGGTACGAGCTGGACCCCATAGCCAAAGAGGTGAGGATGGAGATAAATTTCGTCATGTCTACTCTCTGCCCAGTGGTGAGGAAAGACTTGAGCCCCGGCGACGTGGCAAAAATGGCGAACGTCAAAGTGGCGGTTGAGTACGCCCCCAGGGAGGTCGCCGTGGCTAAAGAGACTGTGGCAAAAAGGCTGTTTTACGCGCGCATACTCAGCGATCTGTGGCAGAAGGGATACGTTGAGCTAGACGATGGAAGCGCCTATCCCCACCTTCCTGTGGTGAACGGCTTTTCATATATCAGGAGGTTCCGGCCCGAGCTCACTCTGAAGGACCTAGCCTAGCGCTCGGGGTATAGCATCCTTAAAAATTCAGAAGACGTCTACCGAGTGCGTGTGTTTTTCGATGGCGGCATAGTGTTGGAGGGAAGGGGGTTCAGGATCATCGTAGATCCCTTCAAGCCGCACGACTTCAGAACGTTCGACCTCGTCTTAGTCACCCACGGGCACAGCGACCACGTGACTAGGCACATCAAACGGGCGCGCGTCGCTCTGACGAAGGAGACCATGGCCGTTCTGTTAACTAGATACGGCGTTAGGCCCTTGGAATTACATATTGTGAGGCCAGGCGACGTTCTGGACTTCGGCAAGTTCCGTGTGGCCGTCTACAACGCAGGTCACGTGATGGGCAGCGTTATGTACGTAGTTGAATCGGCCGAGGGCACCGTGGGGTTTACCGGCGATTTCAATGTGTATGGGAGCAACGTGGTGGACGGAGCAGACCAGATCGAGGCCGATGTGTTGGTGATGGAGGCCACATACGGCTCGCGGCACTATGTCTTCCCCCCGAGGGAGAAGATCTATAGGGAGCTGTTGGAGCTGGCTGAGAAGAAGGACGTCCTCCTCGCCATAAGGGCCGGCCCCCTCGGCAAGGGCCAGGAGTTGGCCAAGCTCCTGCCCCATGATAGGCTCTATCTGGAGCCCAAGATAGCGGAGCTCAACAGAGCTCTGGGAGTGCGCGGAGGCCGGGAATATAGGCCGAGGGCCGTCGGCCCCGGCGACGTGGTCTTGTTGGGCCTCACATCGCGACCGCCTCTGGGGGCTACGTTGGTGGAGCTCAGCGGCCACTTCGCTGTGCATAAACCGCAAGACGGCTTGGGCCTTCCTCTGAGCAACCACTCGGACTTCCCCGGGCTTCTGGAGATGGCGCTCAGGAGCAGAGCCAAGAGGATCTATACAGTCTACGGCCACGCCGCTGAGCTCGCCAAGTGGCTCAACAGACTTGGCGTAAGGGCCTCGACGATACCCCCGAAAGGGCAGATGGAGCTGACCCAGTGGCTCTAGTCGGGAACCTCCACGTATTTCTCGAGGGTCTCTGCGACGTGCGCGAGCCCCAGCCTCTTCAAAGTGCTCCTCCTCGGCACTCCGTTCTGGCCCCAGCCCCTCAAGTCGTAATAGTGGCTCAAGAGCTCGTTGTATTTGTCGTAGTCTAAGTGTGCGCCCTTCAGCGGGCCCTTCGTGAGAGGCCTCTTGAACCACTTGGGGGGCGGCACATCCAATTCCCGGCTCCAGTAGCCGTACTCCCTTATCCAGAACGCCCTTATCAGCGCGTATATTCTGTCGCCGACCTCGTTGAAGTAGTCGGGGGTCGCGTCGATACCTGTCGCCGCCTTGAAGAGCTTGGGATACCAGTCTAAAGACAAGCCCACCTCGACCCAGGGCAGACGGCATGCCACGAACGCCTCGAACCAACCGCCTCTAATCCTCTGTAGCTCTATCACTTTTGCGGCCTTTTCCCTCGTATATCCGAGGCGGTCCGTCTTGACCTCCCACGAGATGACCCATGCGTCCTTGTGATGGGGGCCTATGGGCGAGGTGGCGTAGGCAAGCGCCATGGCGGGAGCTGCGTGGCAGTCGTACCCGCTCACCTCGAGGCCCTTGACTTGCACCGCCAGCTCCTCTGCGCCCTTTCCCAACCTCTGCGAGGCTCTCATGGTGCCCTCGGCGAGGAGATCTCCGAAGCCCCTCCTGAGAGCTATGTCGATGGCCAGCTCGCGGGCGGCCTTGTAATCGCCCCACTCTATCTTGTAGCCGAACTCCTTCGTCAAACCCCTCTCGCTTGCCTCCATGGCGAAGCCGAGAGTGTTGCCGAGAGATATAGTGTCCATGCCCATTAAGTCCGCCACGCGGTTCAGCTCGGCGACCTTCGACAAATCTCCGATGCCCAAGTTGGAGCCCAACAGAGCTATGTTCTCGTAGTCGACCTCAGCGGTGCCCTCCTCGGAGGGTACCCAATGTCCGCAGGGCATGAAACATAGAGGGCACGACTTGAGGTCGACCTCCATTTTCTCCACCATGGCCCCTCCTATTTTCTCAAACTCGTCGAACTGGCCCTCCGAGAAGTTATATGTTGGGAGAACGCTGGCCTCCTGCGCCCATTCAACTGTAGATGTAGTGCCTTGCTTCATCCAGAAGCTGTAGCCGGGCATCTTCCTCCCTTGTTCAACGGCCTCTATACCTATTTTGTTTATCGCCTTATCGGCCACGGGTATCTCGCCCTTGCCCTTGACCACCACCGCCTTTAAGTTCTTGGAACCCATCACGGCGCCCATTCCCGGCCTGCCTCCGGCCCTCCCCCTCTGGGCCACGACCACAGCGTATTTAACAAGCCTCTCGCCCGCCGGCCCTATGGTCAAGACGCCGGCGTCCCTTCCGTGTATCTTCTGTAGTTTGTCCTCGGTGGCCCACGTGTTGAGCCCCCACAAGTCGCTGGCGTCGTGGAACTCTACTCCCCTCTCATCTATATAGAGATATGTAGGTTTATTCGCCCTACCTTCTACAACTATAGCGTCGTAGCCGGCCCTCCTCATATAGACTCCGGCCCAGGCCCCTATGTTGCCATCGCCGTATCCGCCGGTGATTGGCGATTTGGCGGCGACAACCAACTTGCCCGTATTGACGTTTGTCAAACCTGTCAACGGCCCGGCGGCAAATATGAGTTTGTTGTGCGGCGAGAGCGGATCTGTGCCTGGGGGAAGCTCGTCCCACAATATCTTTATCGCAAGCCCCCTCCCCCCTATGAAGTCCCTCGCAATAGAGGCGTCCAGCTCTTGTACGACGAACTTCCTTCTAGTGAGGTCCACTCTGAGGATCCTCCCTTGCCATCCAGGCATGGATTGCTTATCAATTCTTATATATCACTTTTATCTTCGGCGCGTAGCGCGTTTCGGAGATATAGCTTTTAAATTGACGATGCCCCCCCGCGCAATGATAGTGTCGATAACTCCTGAGCTTGCTCTAGACGGAAGCAAGAACTACGCGGGAGGTCTCGGCGTCTTGGAGGGCGACAAGTTCTATGCGGCGGCCAGACTCGGAGTGCCCTATACTGTGATAACTCTGTTATACGACAGAGGGTATGTGGAATATACAGAGCAGAATGGACAGCTGGAGCCCACAGAGGAGGATCAGTCCAACTTTATCAAGCGGCTGGAGCTCTTTAGGACCTGTTGGACCACTGTGGGAGGCGAGGAGGTCGAGGTGGCCTTCTATCTCTACCGTTTGAATACGGCCACCGCAGTCTTCGTGAAGCCTCTAAGGCCGGCCTGGGCCGCCCAAGCCACAGAGCGGCTCTATATTGAGCGCACAGAGCTGGAGAGGTTCAGAAAGTATATCATCTTGGCGAAGGCCGCCTTGCGCTATATTGAGAAGTTCATAGGGTGGGACAGAGTCAAGTACGTGGATCTCCAGGAGGCCTACACGGCGCTTGTTCCCCTCCTCAAACCCGATCCTAGGTACCGCCTCGTCGTCCACACGCCTGCTCCGTGGGGACATCCGACTTTTCCGTCCCGGTTCTTCAGACAAGAGCTGGGCTTCGATTTAGCCATGAACCCCGTTGTGCTCACCGAATTGGGCTTGGCCGCGTCCTCGGAGGGGGTGGTAGTCTCCAAAAAGATGGTCCACTTCGCCGCGCGTACGTTCCCGCACCACGCACACAAAATCAAGGCCGTGACCAACGCTGTCGAGATACCCAGGTGGCAACACCCCGCCGTAGCGGACGTCAAAGGCCCCGAGGAGCTCAAGGCTGCTAGGGCGAGGGTCAAGGAAGAGGCTCTGAGGGCTCTGGGCGTTCGCACGGATAGGCCCGTTATAGTCTGGGCCAGGAGGTTGACCAGCTACAAGAGGCCGCACTATATGGTGCAATTGATCGAGGAGGTGAACACAGATCTCTTCTTCATCTTGGGCGGCAGAGCCCATCCCAACGACGAGTACGGAAGGAGGATTATGGCCGAGTTCAAGAGGCTCGCCGCCACTAGGCCGAACGTTTTGTATATCCCGAGCCTCTATGTGGAGGACATGAGAAAGATCATATGGGCGGCCGACATTTTCACCTTCACGCCGTTCTCCGGGTGGGAGGCCTCGGGCACCTCGTTCATGAAGGCCGGGATCAACGGAGTACCCTCAGTGGCCTCGCGAGATGGAGCAGTCGTCGAAGTGGTCAGAGACAGATATAACGGGTGGCTCTTCGGCGAGGATAGAACCGAGCTTGTGTCGCCCGATACCCCCGATATAGATGAGCGCGAATATGCCGAGTTTAAACAGAAGGTCAATGAGGCCTTGGACGCCCTCGCGGATGGATCCTATTGGGAAGTGGCCTTCAACGCCTACAAGACCTTCAGAGAGTACTACTCCATGGAGAGGCTGTTTAAGGAAT includes:
- a CDS encoding YkgJ family cysteine cluster protein, with the translated sequence MRQFQCLPDCALCCRASPVTVLPHEVYILQSLARDLGVVVKFAPAYNVADVQNGVRIALSYLMLLDDEGKCPFLRGTKCLVHDLYKPLTCRSFPYLPKVIRYELDPIAKEVRMEINFVMSTLCPVVRKDLSPGDVAKMANVKVAVEYAPREVAVAKETVAKRLFYARILSDLWQKGYVELDDGSAYPHLPVVNGFSYIRRFRPELTLKDLA
- a CDS encoding aldehyde ferredoxin oxidoreductase family protein translates to MPGWQGRILRVDLTRRKFVVQELDASIARDFIGGRGLAIKILWDELPPGTDPLSPHNKLIFAAGPLTGLTNVNTGKLVVAAKSPITGGYGDGNIGAWAGVYMRRAGYDAIVVEGRANKPTYLYIDERGVEFHDASDLWGLNTWATEDKLQKIHGRDAGVLTIGPAGERLVKYAVVVAQRGRAGGRPGMGAVMGSKNLKAVVVKGKGEIPVADKAINKIGIEAVEQGRKMPGYSFWMKQGTTSTVEWAQEASVLPTYNFSEGQFDEFEKIGGAMVEKMEVDLKSCPLCFMPCGHWVPSEEGTAEVDYENIALLGSNLGIGDLSKVAELNRVADLMGMDTISLGNTLGFAMEASERGLTKEFGYKIEWGDYKAARELAIDIALRRGFGDLLAEGTMRASQRLGKGAEELAVQVKGLEVSGYDCHAAPAMALAYATSPIGPHHKDAWVISWEVKTDRLGYTREKAAKVIELQRIRGGWFEAFVACRLPWVEVGLSLDWYPKLFKAATGIDATPDYFNEVGDRIYALIRAFWIREYGYWSRELDVPPPKWFKRPLTKGPLKGAHLDYDKYNELLSHYYDLRGWGQNGVPRRSTLKRLGLAHVAETLEKYVEVPD
- a CDS encoding sulfite exporter TauE/SafE family protein, giving the protein MPIGVVEYALSVLSGVLVGFSLGLIGGGGSILAVPLFLYFVGLSSLPGADHIAIGTTALAVGINAFINSYMHLKKRNIAPRIGAVFAAVGLVGSLIGAYLGHITPGKSLLTYFAIAMIVLGIYVAVRREATKAGTPTEADRLREALAKCPRLTPSTIAKVAGFGFLVGLVSGYFGIGGGFLIVPSLMFSAGLCITRAIGTSLISVGTFGVASGLEYWYYGDVLPIIAVLYVLGGVAGGYLGTSLAVKAPKRTLRIAYGVIIVLVGIYMLYRIYG
- a CDS encoding APC family permease, with amino-acid sequence MGELERRATGIKGAILNSLAGQAPAYSIAGGAAFIMQFAGAAAPLAMLLTTLGVMSIVYSVFLLARRYPHAASFYAYAANTLGPWAGFLNGVMYTVLYSATLGLGSVAIAFGYLTAQGLQAAFGVSVNPIFLVPLPMILALIPAVLGIRPSIRTEAALTSIEVAILLSFVGLTLYQYRGALSAFPFTPQATFQTGLLGVLGAVAGGLLFSITYFMGFEVSTQIAEEASEPKRDVPWGTLAATLAMGLLYVAVTYSIVVNMGYSAVAINNYVQQASSGVNPIYGLMGQYLGPLGEALFAVAVMTSVFSCYLATLNATARMFYGMARDGLMSRGLAETNRFKAPSKAIYLSTALAAAAAAGAYIASYLSGYVQPIDMTYNAMEYAYALDAFYYIASLVVLAIGAVKIAPFWGKILSAAGAALLAVAFYESISAPVYLYIFAASIAAALATGYLKLGGRLSGMKEVVCPNC
- a CDS encoding MFS transporter, with product MRRGGRLGLVSLIVSLTIAARSVNYMVQSTVPPFARELGLGPAEVGLLAATGAAGQLISTVFLNVVLGPEQRRKAFVLSATAVPFLLAAFALSGPVSLWPAVFAAGLVFGIIMPNLINLPSLSPQSAERLLAIYSLSLSISLVVGPAYETAVLAKYSYRYVFLFFLPLALLLAVLSRKAAFPPSRAEGSLKRLYARALSSAGFLSSVLSITAYNVPFMALVTYLPIYASEQLGLPNALAYSLFIPFFSVSMATRLYMSLRPVRDLVKAFVASVALTLAGLVLLWSSSSYATIAAAMALLGVPHGSVFTLSTIMIARTTPVEERNAVNSLFSSYLVILGIAVPPALGALAEAWGFRSMWLSLLLPTAIASGAFLALFGRSERLRRPT
- the surE gene encoding 5'/3'-nucleotidase SurE, producing MNILVTNDDGIYSPGLRLLYSFVKDLGRVYVVAPETPKSASGLGITLHKPLRVSRMDLEGVTAYATSGTPSDTVYLAALEIMDKIDIVLSGINIGDNTSIQVVLSSGTIGAAMQAALLGIPAAAFSFDITDPEQFWEDPALISAARHIARALVKFVEEEGMPRGVDVISINFPRRFRPNVAVKIVPAAKVKFSQKVDRRVDPRGSTYYWLYGEMVKAEPGTDVYVVHEEGNIALTPLTFNMNVLGERPQVDTKGLEKLAKVLNSSIGAPQ
- a CDS encoding DUF998 domain-containing protein; its protein translation is MPIKVFGLLLALGALQFIAVVQIASALYPGYSAWTNYISDLGNRSLAGPAVSSIFNSSALALGALTIASAYGLGRAAQRRALTTSTLALAGVGALGVGLFPEGTPHGLHTISALIAFLFGGLAVAFLGSYTPVPKALRMLGILMGAITLISLAAYVALGEPPIVERLIVYPILIYAAIYGLYVAARWA
- a CDS encoding MBL fold metallo-hydrolase, coding for MRVFFDGGIVLEGRGFRIIVDPFKPHDFRTFDLVLVTHGHSDHVTRHIKRARVALTKETMAVLLTRYGVRPLELHIVRPGDVLDFGKFRVAVYNAGHVMGSVMYVVESAEGTVGFTGDFNVYGSNVVDGADQIEADVLVMEATYGSRHYVFPPREKIYRELLELAEKKDVLLAIRAGPLGKGQELAKLLPHDRLYLEPKIAELNRALGVRGGREYRPRAVGPGDVVLLGLTSRPPLGATLVELSGHFAVHKPQDGLGLPLSNHSDFPGLLEMALRSRAKRIYTVYGHAAELAKWLNRLGVRASTIPPKGQMELTQWL